In Verrucomicrobiota bacterium, a single genomic region encodes these proteins:
- a CDS encoding glucose-6-phosphate dehydrogenase assembly protein OpcA: MSFIPGIPVPIGGIEKALGKLWEESGESKTRASLINLAIYNEKPGSLERNTETIRGIAGEHAMRAILIEADPKAEGSSAEAWITMHCYLRGAKGGSVCSEQICFQLAGMAARSLQSVVFSHLDSDLPLVLWWQADFHPPIDGKLWRWVDRLLFDSRHWKNPKEQFGLIRQIAGLAEARTVLCDLNWARSLPVRQALAAIFDIPGNLSELLLLRKLELDYAHGSRTTALLLVGWLADRLGWSLSNPSANPEFRDALGNIVSVELKETEGASISRMNLVSENAEFHLLRESGSDLYVTTAQGTSIAPTSRMVRAPREETREILLAELSRGGRHPLYTKAVKAVEALWA, encoded by the coding sequence GTGAGCTTTATTCCCGGCATCCCGGTGCCGATCGGCGGCATCGAAAAAGCACTTGGTAAACTCTGGGAAGAGAGCGGCGAGAGCAAGACCCGCGCATCCCTTATCAACCTGGCCATCTATAACGAGAAGCCCGGGTCCCTCGAGCGCAACACCGAGACAATCCGTGGGATCGCGGGTGAGCACGCGATGCGGGCCATCCTTATTGAGGCCGATCCCAAGGCCGAAGGGAGCAGCGCCGAGGCGTGGATCACCATGCACTGCTACCTGAGAGGGGCCAAGGGGGGCTCCGTCTGCAGCGAGCAGATCTGCTTTCAGCTTGCCGGCATGGCAGCTCGTTCCCTTCAAAGCGTCGTATTCTCGCATCTCGATTCTGACCTACCGCTGGTACTCTGGTGGCAGGCCGATTTCCATCCCCCCATCGACGGCAAGCTCTGGCGCTGGGTTGACAGGTTGCTCTTTGACAGCAGGCACTGGAAGAATCCCAAGGAACAATTCGGCTTGATCAGACAGATTGCCGGACTCGCCGAAGCCCGCACCGTACTCTGCGATCTGAACTGGGCCCGCTCCCTTCCCGTACGGCAGGCCTTGGCTGCTATCTTCGACATTCCCGGCAACTTGTCAGAGCTTCTGCTCCTGCGGAAACTGGAACTCGATTATGCCCATGGATCGCGCACCACAGCCCTGCTCCTGGTAGGATGGTTGGCCGACCGCCTCGGATGGAGCCTCTCCAATCCATCGGCCAATCCGGAGTTCCGTGATGCCCTGGGCAACATCGTTAGCGTGGAACTGAAAGAGACCGAGGGAGCCAGCATCTCCCGCATGAACCTCGTTTCCGAGAATGCCGAGTTTCATCTCCTGAGAGAATCGGGTTCCGATCTCTATGTCACCACAGCGCAGGGAACGAGCATCGCACCCACCAGCAGGATGGTCCGCGCACCCCGTGAAGAGACCCGCGAGATTCTCCTGGCCGAACTCTCCCGCGGAGGACGCCACCC